In Corylus avellana chromosome ca2, CavTom2PMs-1.0, the following proteins share a genomic window:
- the LOC132169680 gene encoding uncharacterized protein LOC132169680, protein MRYPFPDKYKVPRVDKYDGSGDPTEHMESFLAHLILHGTPVEIACCAFPLTLKGVAKDWFGGLDPKKNESLKDYLLRFNREKLMVEKVSDETVLLVLMNGIKAEGPLMAELAQKKKWEEIVGALLKSKTEVALIKPNSGKAPESSKKKRKEEKAPPRSLQRKVEPQHQQGYKYTPLNASITKVFMEIKSDPTFKWPTKMRTPSFKNGKLVRFLARERSRGRDPQELLQQSGNEALERRQDDRVVRPRHNDEPRMARAYHHNPQNQDVIGEIHMISGGVSWWRRGRVAMPHEDALVVTITVANHAIHQILVDSRSSADILYWLVFKQMGIDQDRIKPFGSPLVGFTGEQVQPMGLISLPTIAGIALKQVTIMVDFLVIDLPSAYNAIIDRPSLDKLRAITSTCHLKMKFPLEEGVGEVKGDQVVARNCYNTSMKKFSESAPFTIGNVTSRKEGEPAEDLVNVSVGEDKVVKVGSQLTPQVRKASSTFFRITFSVCLDS, encoded by the exons ATGAGGTATCCCTTCCCTGACAAGTACAAAGTCCCACGGGTGGACAAGTATGACGGAAGTGGGGATCCCACCGAGCATATGGAGAGTTTTTTAGCTCACCTTATTCTCCATGGTACCCCTGTTGAGATCGCTTGTTGTGCTTTCCCTTTAACCTTGAAAGGAGTTGCCAAGGATTGGTTCGGGGGATTGGATCCCAA AAAGAATGAGTCGTTGAAGGACTACCTACTGAGGTTTAATCGGGAGAAGCTAATGGTAGAAAAGGTTAGTGATGAAACGGTGCTTTTGGTGTTGATGAACGGAATCAAAGCAGAAGGACCACTGATGGCTGAGCTTGcccaaaagaaaaagtgg GAGGAAATCGTTGGAGCTTTGTTGAAGTCCAAAACCGAGGTTGCCTTGATTAAGCCCAACAGTGGGAAAGCACCAGAGAGCTCtaaaaaaaagaggaaggagGAGAAGGCACCTCCAAGAAGTCTCCAAAGAAAGGTGGAGCCACAACACCAGCAGGGCTATAAATATACTCCATTAAATGCCAGTATCACCAAGGTGTTTATGGAAATCAAGAGTGATCCAACCTTCAAATGGCCGACGAAGATGAGGACTCCTTCATTCAA GAACGGCAAGTTGGTGAGATTCCTAGCTCGTGAAAGGAGCAGGGGTAGAGACCCTCAGGAGCTTTTACAACAGAGTGGTAATGAAGCCCTTGAAAGAAGGCAGGATGATCGGGTTGTGAGACCAAGGCACAATGATGAACCGAGGATGGCTCGGGCTTACCATCATAACCCTCAGAACCAAGATGTGATTGGGGAAATCCATATGATATCTGGGGGGGTTAGCTGGTGGAG ACGCGGAAGAGTGGCGATGCCCCACGAAGATGCACTTGTAGTAACAATAACGGTGGCCAATCACGCCATTCACCAAATTCTGGTGGACAGCAGAAGCTCGGCTGATATCTTATATTGGCTAGTTTTCAAACAAATGGGAATCGATCAGGATAGGATCAAGCCATTTGGTTCACCACTAGTCGGATTTACGGGAGAGCAAGTTCAGCCTATGGGGCTCATTTCTCTTCCTACAATAGCGGGAATAGCCCTTAAACAAGTGACAATAATGGTGGATTTCTTGGTGATTGACCTACCATCTGCCTACAACGCAATTATTGATCGACCATCATTAGATAAGTTGAGGGCTATCACCTCAACTTGCcatttgaagatgaagttcccATTAGAAGAGGGAGTTGGAGAAGTCAAAGGAGACCAGGTTGTAGCGAGGAATTGTTATAACACTTCTATGAAGAAATTTTCAGAATCTGCGCCCTTTACAATCGGTAATGTGACCAGTAGGAAAGAAGGCGAACCAGCCGAGGATTTGGTAAATGTGTCTGTGGGAGAAGACAAAGTCGTTAAGGTTGGCTCTCAACTAACCCCACAAGTCCGGAAAGCCTCATCAACTTTCTTCAGAATAACTTTCAGTGTTTGCTTGGACTCATGA